From the genome of Salmonella enterica subsp. houtenae serovar Houten:
TCGCCCGCCCCCAAATTGACCTCACGCTTATCGCCAAACCAGACCCGTTGCGTCACGAAAGTCGCGTCAGGTTTAATCGGCGTGACCGTTTCAAAGAAGCGGAACCCCCAGGTCAGGAGTTTTTCTGACTCATTAAAACGAATACGATCCGTTTTCGCCCCCAGAACAACAGAGATCAGGCGCATATCGCCCTGGGTGGCGGAGGCGACAAGATTATACCCAGCCCCTGCCGTTGTTCCCGTTTTCATGCCGTCAACATGGAGATTGGTGCTCCACAACAGGCGATTGCGGTTTGGCTGACGAATATTATTAAAGGTAAATTCTTTCTCTTTATGAATGGCGTACTCGTCAGGCACGTCGTGGATCAAGGCCTTGCCGAGCAGCGCCATATCGCGAGCAGTACTAAACTGCCCTGGCGCATCAAGACCATGCACTGTCTGGAAGGTTGTATTCGTTAACCCCAGTCGTTTCGCATAGGCGTTCATCAGGCCGATAAAGGACTCCTGGCTTCCGGCGACGTAGTCAGCAAGCGCGATACAGGCATCGTTACCTGACTGAATGATGATGCCTTTATTAAGATCCGCAACCGATACCTGGTCGCCTGGCTTCAGAAACATCACTGAAGACCCCCGTAGCGCCGGGTTCCCCGTCGCCCAGGCATCTTTACCTACCGTCACCATATCGGTCAGCTTAATTTTCCCTGCCTTCAGCGCCTGCCCCACTACGTAGCTGGTCATAATTTTTGTCAAACTGGCAGGGTCGAGTTTCTCATCGGCGTTGCCTTCCGCCAGCACTTTACCACTGGCGTAATCCATTAAGATCCAGGCTCGCGCATCAACGCCCGGCGGCGCGATCGTTTGTTCCTCTGCCTTTACAGGCGAAGCGAAAAGGAATAAGAGAACCGAACCTGCAGCGAGGCTACGAAGGGAAGAAGCGTATTGCATCATAGTACCACCCGAGTATCCATTCCAAAAACACACGTCATACCACCGTGTAATAAGTGCGGTGAGTAATAACGCACTCACGACGTTAAAGAAACCGTAACTTGGTAAAGATTTTAAAGTTTATGCAATAACATCCCGTTACGCTTCCTCCATAACGATTTTTTTACAGACAGTGGGGTAAATGTTAGGTTTATCTCACTGTGGGCCGATGACTGTCATCATCCTGATAAAACAGAAGGGGTTAATATGATTACGCTGTGGGGCCGGAACAACTCGACTAACGTTAAAAAAGTGTTGTGGACGCTTGAAGAGCTGGAGCTGCCATACGATCAAATTCTGGCAGGCGGAAAATTCGGCGTTAACCAGGACGCCGACTATCTGGCGATGAATCCTAATGGGCTGGTGCCGCTGCTTAAAGATGATGAAACCAACCTATTATTGTGGGAATCCAATGCCATTGTCCGCTATCTGGCGGCGCAATATGGCCAGAACCGGCTATGGGTTGATAACCCGGCGCGGCGTGCGGAGGGCGAAAAATGGATGGACTGGGCGAATCAAACGTTAAGTCCGGCGCACCGCGTGATCCTGATGGGACTGGTCAGAACCCCGCCGGAAAAACGCGATCGGGCGGCAATTGAAGCCAGTATCGAAAAGTGTGATAGCCTGTTCGCGCTTCTTGATGATGCTCTGGTCCACCAGCCGTGGTTCTCCGGAGACAACTTCGGCACCGGCGATATCGCCATTGCGCCTTTCGTCTATAACCTGTTGAACGTGGGTCTGAAATGGACGCCACGTCCGAATCTGGAGCGCTGGTATCAACAGCTCACCGAGCGCCCTGCTTTTCGCAAAGTGGTGATGATCCCAGTCACCTAACGCGTAGCCGCGGCCTCAAGTGAAGGACTTACCTTGAGTAACTGCCCGTCGGACTCATCGGTTAACACATATAAGTAGCCGTCAGGTCCGACACGCACATCGTAGATACGTTGCTTTCTGTCACTCAAAATACAGTCTTCTTCCGTCACCGTATTGCCATTGACGCGCATCATAATAACCTCTTTATCTTTTAGCGCGCCGATAAACAGTTTATGCCGCCACGGCACAAAAACGTCGCTGATATAAAGGCCATCCCGCTAATTGCCGGAGAATCTTTCCAGTAATAAACCGGCTGCTCCGTCCCCGCGACAATTTTACCTTTGGCTTCCGACACTTTCAGACCGCTATAGTTAACGCCCCATGTAGCCAGCGGCCAGCGGCCAGCCATAATTTTTGCCTTTTTTCGGTATGTTAATTTCATCGCCACCGCGCAGACCGTGTTCATGCAGCCATAGCGCGCCGCTCCAGGGATTGACTGCCAGTCCCTGCGGATTACGAATACCGGCATTGTACATGGCAAGATCAACAACCTGCTCTTTCATGCCGGGCTGACAGGCGCGGTATTCATAGTCGACCTGAAAGCTGCGGCAACATGCCTGACAGCGGTAATGCTGGTGCCCTGCACTCCCCGGACCATACTTTTTAACGGATGCCGTTTGCGCGCAAAACGGACATTTCACATCGACTTTAGCCATCATAAATCCTGCGATAAAAGTCGGTATTCGAAACGATAATCACCGATTGAATACATGATCGTTTTCTGGGGATTTCACTGCATGTCATGATGGTTTACTCCTGCGATGAATAAGAGAACGGCGTTTAACCGTAAAATCAACATGCAGCGGGTCGAGAATAAAGATTATTAACGGAGTGATACCGACTTGAATCCGCCGAGTACTTTTTAGAGTATGTTCCATTCTTCGCGCCGGAATCCCTGAGTAATAGCCTGTCTGATCTAAAATGGAGATCAGAAAAATATGACACAAGCTGTTGCATAACATGGATAAAATGGGTAGTCATGCAAGCGAGATAAGACAATGAATGTATTCATTACTGATGCTGGTCGCTTATCGTGGTTACAGTGTGATCCTTTTTGCTCCGCTGGTAGCACTTGGCGCAGTTCTGTTCACCCGTCCAGTGACGGTCGCCCCGGTTTTCAGTGATATATTTATGGATAAGTTGATCGGTTTTGTAAAACTTTATTTTCCTGTCTTTCTGCTGGGTGCAGTATTTGGCAAGCTGATTGAATTTGCCGGTTTTTACTACTCAATTGTCAGTGCTGTGACCTGTATGGTGGGCCAGAACAAAGCCATGCCGATGATTATTCTTGTATGCGCTTTATTGACCTATGGAGGCGTATCATTGCTTATGGTGGCGTTTGCCAATCTGTTCTTTACTTGGCTGATTCCACATATTTACGGTGATCAGTTTATGATAAATCTGCCGGGGCTGAAAAAACCGCTGTAAACGGGTTAACCTGATGACCACGGGGAGCAGGTATTAGCATCTACGTTACAACGGTTCCGACAATATGTCTGACCTGCCCCCCTGTCAGCGGTCACCAGCGTCCTACCAGATCCGCCCCGGATCATGGTAGGGCGGTGACACCGTCAGCCTACATTTTGTAGTTATCTCGACGTGACAGGAATTCGGATAGGCCGAAATACTCAGTCTGACTGAGCCTATAAAAAAGCAGCATACTGTATTATACGTTAATTATGAGTCACAACGATGCACTTTGATATAAAAGATTTAAAATTATTCCTTGCTATCAGTGAAGAAGGGAGCTTAACACGTGGAGCGGAAAAAACTTACATGTCTGCCGCATCTGGTAGCGTGCGTATACGTAATCTTGAACAGAGTATCAATCTGAGATTGCTGTATCGTAGTAGCAAGGGGATAACGTTATCCTCTGCTGGTGAAACATTTAAACACCACGCCAGCCTTATTGTGAATCAAATGGAAATGTTACGTAGCGATATGCAGGAGCATGTTAAAGGCATCAAAGGACATGTCAGAATATTTTCCAGTATAACTGCTATTGCAGAGTATCTCCCCCCATTGTTGAGCCATTTCCTTACACTATATAACGATGTGAATATTGATCTCAGGGAGTATCCAAGTCCGGAAATTGTACGTTCTGTTATTGAGGGGAAAACTGATCTCGGAATTGTTGCTGGTAATATTACAACAGATAATCTTGAAATACTGCCGTTCCGTACTGATAGGCTAGTGCTTATCACCGCGACAGACCATCCCTTTGCTGACAGAAAAAGCGTAACCTTTCAGGAATTAA
Proteins encoded in this window:
- the dacC gene encoding D-alanyl-D-alanine carboxypeptidase fraction C, translated to MQYASSLRSLAAGSVLLFLFASPVKAEEQTIAPPGVDARAWILMDYASGKVLAEGNADEKLDPASLTKIMTSYVVGQALKAGKIKLTDMVTVGKDAWATGNPALRGSSVMFLKPGDQVSVADLNKGIIIQSGNDACIALADYVAGSQESFIGLMNAYAKRLGLTNTTFQTVHGLDAPGQFSTARDMALLGKALIHDVPDEYAIHKEKEFTFNNIRQPNRNRLLWSTNLHVDGMKTGTTAGAGYNLVASATQGDMRLISVVLGAKTDRIRFNESEKLLTWGFRFFETVTPIKPDATFVTQRVWFGDKREVNLGAGDAGSVTIPRGQLKNLKASFTLNEPQLTAPLKKGQVVGTIDFQLNGKSIEQRPLMVMENVDEGGFFSRMWDFVLMKFHQWFGSWFS
- the yliJ gene encoding glutathione s-transferase family protein, which encodes MITLWGRNNSTNVKKVLWTLEELELPYDQILAGGKFGVNQDADYLAMNPNGLVPLLKDDETNLLLWESNAIVRYLAAQYGQNRLWVDNPARRAEGEKWMDWANQTLSPAHRVILMGLVRTPPEKRDRAAIEASIEKCDSLFALLDDALVHQPWFSGDNFGTGDIAIAPFVYNLLNVGLKWTPRPNLERWYQQLTERPAFRKVVMIPVT
- the yliI_1 gene encoding aldose sugar dehydrogenase yields the protein MMRVNGNTVTEEDCILSDRKQRIYDVRVGPDGYLYVLTDESDGQLLKVSPSLEAAATR
- the yliI_2 gene encoding Soluble aldose sugar dehydrogenase yliI, producing the protein MAGRWPLATWGVNYSGLKVSEAKGKIVAGTEQPVYYWKDSPAISGMAFISATFLCRGGINCLSAR
- the yliI_3 gene encoding Soluble aldose sugar dehydrogenase yliI, which encodes MAKVDVKCPFCAQTASVKKYGPGSAGHQHYRCQACCRSFQVDYEYRACQPGMKEQVVDLAMYNAGIRNPQGLAVNPWSGALWLHEHGLRGGDEINIPKKGKNYGWPLAAGYMGR
- a CDS encoding membrane protein; this encodes MYSLLMLVAYRGYSVILFAPLVALGAVLFTRPVTVAPVFSDIFMDKLIGFVKLYFPVFLLGAVFGKLIEFAGFYYSIVSAVTCMVGQNKAMPMIILVCALLTYGGVSLLMVAFANLFFTWLIPHIYGDQFMINLPGLKKPL
- the cysL gene encoding LysR family transcriptional regulator; amino-acid sequence: MHFDIKDLKLFLAISEEGSLTRGAEKTYMSAASGSVRIRNLEQSINLRLLYRSSKGITLSSAGETFKHHASLIVNQMEMLRSDMQEHVKGIKGHVRIFSSITAIAEYLPPLLSHFLTLYNDVNIDLREYPSPEIVRSVIEGKTDLGIVAGNITTDNLEILPFRTDRLVLITATDHPFADRKSVTFQELIQYEQISLPEGTGMFEFIRKKAELVPSKLKIRIQVGNFETFCRMVEAKVGIGIMPHSAASRLRQLHEFSIIDLDEFWSLRKLQICARSFDKLPGFTQKLVTMLTAQTE